CTACACCAACGTCAAGCCGCAGATGAAGCGCTGGGACGCGCTGCCGCCGATCCAAGGTTTTCCAGCCGTTGCCTACGCCACTCAGCCAGGATCGACGCCCAACACCTGCAATGTGCTGGTCGGCGTCACGGATCGGCTGTCGTTCCTGGTCGATGTCGCACCCCGAACGAGCAAGATGGGCAAGGTAGACCCATGCCCGCTCGCGGCCGACGTCGCCAACGACGTCCTCACCACGCTGAAACAGCAAGCGGGCCGGTGAAGCCTGCCGTGTGAAACGATGTCGGCACGGGTCCGGTGCTCCACCCTCCCCCTCCGGCCGGCGACGACGAAGAGCCCCCGTCGCACGCGTCCCGGTTGATCGAAGGCGGTCGGCCGCACCGGGGAGCATCCATGGAACATGGTCCGCGACTACATGGGACACGCTTCCATCGTCACCACCAGCCAAGACCTACGGCCACCTGTTCGAGCAAGCCCACGAACGCGCCCGCTCGCTCATGGATGACGTCTTCGCCGCTGTTGTGTACCCCCTGCTTACCGCCGAAGGCCAGTAGCCGGGTCAGCGCCGGTCAGACGGCTACCGGCCGCCGGAGCTACAGAAGGGCACCTTCACTACGTCTCCGCCGTGGGCCGCGGTCGGCGAGAAGCAAGCAGCGGGTACGCGGCTCAGGGCCGGTAGCTGCTCGGCTGTGTCCCGTGCTGGTGGGCGGCGTGCGGGGCCGCCTCCTGGTTCGCCGGGGCCGCGGGCAGTTCGTTGCCGTCCACGCAGCTGCCCACCAGTTCGGTGTGGCTGTCGTGGCGGATGTACTGGGGCTGGCCGCCGCATCCGGCCGCGTCGACTGTGACGTAGGCGGCTCCGGCCAGCGCGGCGGCGGACACGATGCCCGCGACGAGAGGCACCAGGCCGCCGGAACGGGTCGCGCGCATCGCCCGCCGAGCGGTGGTCGCGTCCTGCCCGCGTGCCATGGTCGAACTCCCTGCATACGTGTGGTTGCCGTAGCCAGCCTACCGGTCTTACGAGGCGGGCGGCCCGCAAGTCCGCCGGATGGCATCATCGCAGCTTATGGAACTGGTCAGCGTCGAGCGCATCCTGGAAGCCCGGAAGCTGCTTTCCGGCGTGACCCGGGTCACGCCGATGGAACACGCCCGCGATCTGCGCCGGATGCACGGCGGGCCGGTGCACCTCAAGTGCGAGAACCTCCAGCGCACCGGCTCGTTCAAGATCCGCGGCGCCTACACCCGCATTCACGGTCTCTCCGCCGCCGAACGCGATCGTGGGGTCGTGGCCGCGAGTGCGGGCAACCATGCGCAGGGGGTGGCGCTGGCGTCGTCGCTGCTCGGGATTTCGTCCACGGTCTACATGCCGCTGCGCGCGCCCCTGCCCAAGCTCGCCGCGACCCGCGGATACGGCGCGGACGTGCACTTGCACGGTGCCGTTCTGGAGGAGACGCTCGCCGAGGCCATTGCCTTCTCCGAACGCACCGGTGCGGTGTTCATCCATCCGTTCGACCACATCGACGTGATCGCCGGGCAGGGCACAGTCGGCCTGGAAATCCTGGAACAGGTGCCGAACGTCAAGACGGTGCTCGTGGCGACAGGCGGTGGCGGGCTGGTCGGTGGGGTCGCGTCGGCGGTGAAGGCGTCACATCCGGACGTACGCATCGTCGGCGTGCAGGCCGAGGACGCCGCCGCGTTCCCGCCTTCGCTGGCGGCCGGCGCCCCGGTGCGCATCGCGCGAACGCACACCATGGCCGACGGCATTGCGGTCGGTAAGCCGGGGCTGGTCAGCTACGCGCACGTGTCGGAGCTGGTCGACGAGGTCGTGACGGTCAGCGAGGAATCCCTGTCCCGGGCGGTGCTGCTGTGCCTGGAGCGGCGAAAGCTGGTGGTGGAGCCGGCCGGCGCGGCGACCGTGGCCGCGTTGCTGCAGCATCCCGGCGCGTTCGAGCCGCCGGTGGTGGCGATCCTCTCCGGTGGCAACGTGGATCCGGTGCTGCTGCAGCAGATCATCCAGCACGGCATGACCGCGGGCGGCCGGTACCTCAAGCTGCATCTGCGGGTGCCGGACCGGCCGGGCTCGCTGGTGTCGGTGCTGTCCGATGTGAAGGACCTCGGCGCCAACGTGCTGGACGTCGAGCATTCCCGGATCTCCGGCAGTCTCGCGCTCGGCGAGGTGGACGTGGCACTCGCGCTGGAGACCCGCGGTCCGCAGCACTGCGCGGAGGTCGAGGCCGCCCTCGCCGCCGCCGGGTTCACCATCGTCCCCTGACGATTCCACTGTGGACAGTGGGGCGGCCGATTCGCGCCGAACCGGCCGTTCCGTCGTGAAATCCTTACATTGCAGGGGTTTCAGAGGTTTCCGCGCCGCTCCTGCTCGCGCTCGATGGCCTGGAACAAGGCTTTGAAGTTGCCCTTGCCGAAGCCGAGCGAACCGTGCCGCTCGATCAGCTCGTAGAAGACCGTCGGACGGTCGCCGATCGGGCTGGTGAAGATCTGCAGCAGGTACCCGTCCTCGTCGCGGTCGACCAGGATCCCGTGCTCCTTCAGGGTTTCGATCGGCACCCGCACCTCTCCGATCCTGGCCCGCAGCTCCGGGTCCTCGTAGTAGGAGTCCGGGGTGTTCAGGAATTCCACGCCCGCCGCGCGCATCGCGGTGATCGTGGCGATGATGTCGTTGGTGGCCAGCGCGATGTGCTGGCAGCCCGCGCCCTCGTAGAATTCGAGGTACTCGTCGATCTGCGACTTCTTCTTCGCCACTGCGGGCTCGTTGAGCGGGAACTTGACCCGGTGGTTGCCGTTCGACACCACCTTGCTCATGAGCGCTGAGTAGTCGGTGGCGATGTCGTCGCCGATGAACTCCGCCATGTTCACGAAGCCCATCACGCGGTGGTACCAGTCCACCCAGTAGTCCATCTTGCCGAGTTCGACGTTGCCCACGCAGTGGTCCACGGCCTGGAACAGCCGCTTCGGGGCACCTTCGGGCCGCTTCACGGTGCTTTCCCGCGGCTCGAACCCGGGCAGGTAGATGCCGTGATAGCGGGAACGGTCGATGAGCGAGTGCCGGGTCTCGCCGTAGGTCGCGATGGCCGCCCGGCGGATCGTGCCGTGTTCGTCGGTGACGTCGTGCGGCTCCTCCAGCACGGTCGCGCCCTGCGCGCGGGCGTGCTCGACGCACTTGTCGACGTCGGTCGTCTCCAGCGCGAGGTCAATGACGCCGTCGCCGTGGCGGCGGTGGTGATCGAGCAGGGGCGAGTCCGGACGGACCCCGCCGGTGATCACGAACCGCGCCGAACCGGACTTCAGCACGAAGGATTTGTGGTCCGGCTGCCCGGTTTCGGGACCGGAATACGCGACGAGCCGCATGCCGAACGCGACCTGGTAGAACCACGCGGTCTGGGTCGCGTTGCCGGCGACGAACACCACCGCGTCGAGCGCCTTGACCGGGAACGGGTCGGCCGAGGCGTCGTGGTCGACCAGTCCGACGAGCTGGCGAAGCTGGTCGTAGCTGACGTCGTCGAGGGCGCTCTGGGGCGGCATGATGTCGGTCATGACGAAAGCATGAGCGGAGCCCGGCAAGCTGTGCAATAGTCATTGATTTGACTGGACAATATGTTCAGCCATACTCGGTGACCCGAGGTCATCATGGACAACCTGTGCAGGAGACGACCGATGCTGGACTCGCTGGACGCCCGGCTGTTGCTGCTGCTGACCGACTCGCCGCGGCTGGGCGTACTCGAATGCGCACGGCGGCTCGGCGTGGCGCGTGGCACCGTGCAGGCGCGGCTGGACCGCCTCGCCGAACGCGGGGTGCTCGGCGGGTTTCCCCCGGAACTGGACCTCGCCGCGATGGGCTACGGGCTCACCGCGTTCGCCGTACTGGAGATCGCCCAGGGCAAACGCGGCGGCGTCGCCGAGGCCCTCGCCGCGATCGACGAGGTCTGCGAAGTCCACGCCACCACCGGCCAAGGCGATCTGTTCGTCCGCCTGGTCGCCCGCGACAACGACGACCTGCAACGCGTGATCGACGAGGTGGTCGGCGTCCCCGACGTGCTCCGCACCTCGACTTCGATCGCCTTGTCCACGCCGGTTCCGCCGCGGGTACGGCCGCTGCTGGAGCGGGCGGCGAGGCCGGACTAGATTCGGGCGGGTGGGGGCGGGGTGTCGGCAAAGTCGGTGTGAGGGGCCCTGCGCCGCCTCGGAGGTCCGTGAAGGGGCCCTTCACGGA
This Amycolatopsis sulphurea DNA region includes the following protein-coding sequences:
- the ilvA gene encoding threonine ammonia-lyase, whose product is MELVSVERILEARKLLSGVTRVTPMEHARDLRRMHGGPVHLKCENLQRTGSFKIRGAYTRIHGLSAAERDRGVVAASAGNHAQGVALASSLLGISSTVYMPLRAPLPKLAATRGYGADVHLHGAVLEETLAEAIAFSERTGAVFIHPFDHIDVIAGQGTVGLEILEQVPNVKTVLVATGGGGLVGGVASAVKASHPDVRIVGVQAEDAAAFPPSLAAGAPVRIARTHTMADGIAVGKPGLVSYAHVSELVDEVVTVSEESLSRAVLLCLERRKLVVEPAGAATVAALLQHPGAFEPPVVAILSGGNVDPVLLQQIIQHGMTAGGRYLKLHLRVPDRPGSLVSVLSDVKDLGANVLDVEHSRISGSLALGEVDVALALETRGPQHCAEVEAALAAAGFTIVP
- the hppD gene encoding 4-hydroxyphenylpyruvate dioxygenase gives rise to the protein MTDIMPPQSALDDVSYDQLRQLVGLVDHDASADPFPVKALDAVVFVAGNATQTAWFYQVAFGMRLVAYSGPETGQPDHKSFVLKSGSARFVITGGVRPDSPLLDHHRRHGDGVIDLALETTDVDKCVEHARAQGATVLEEPHDVTDEHGTIRRAAIATYGETRHSLIDRSRYHGIYLPGFEPRESTVKRPEGAPKRLFQAVDHCVGNVELGKMDYWVDWYHRVMGFVNMAEFIGDDIATDYSALMSKVVSNGNHRVKFPLNEPAVAKKKSQIDEYLEFYEGAGCQHIALATNDIIATITAMRAAGVEFLNTPDSYYEDPELRARIGEVRVPIETLKEHGILVDRDEDGYLLQIFTSPIGDRPTVFYELIERHGSLGFGKGNFKALFQAIEREQERRGNL
- a CDS encoding Lrp/AsnC family transcriptional regulator, encoding MLDSLDARLLLLLTDSPRLGVLECARRLGVARGTVQARLDRLAERGVLGGFPPELDLAAMGYGLTAFAVLEIAQGKRGGVAEALAAIDEVCEVHATTGQGDLFVRLVARDNDDLQRVIDEVVGVPDVLRTSTSIALSTPVPPRVRPLLERAARPD